CCGATTTGATTCGACGTCATGGCCGACTGTATCCTCTGGATGATTTTGACCATAAGAAACGTGAAAAGGCCGGGCTTCCACCTCTGCCGTCCGAGATCGAGGAAGTGGCCCGTCTGCTGGAAACGAGGGAAAAATGAACCGATATGCATTCTTCCTGGGCTGCACCATACCCGCCCGCTCCCGCAATTATGAGATGTCGGCGCGAGCGGTTGCGAAGCGGCTTGGATTGGAGATCGTCGATATTGCGGATTTCGGGTGTTGCGGATTTCCGATGAAGGCGACGGACCAAGCGGCGGCGGGTTTGCTTGCGGCCCGAAATTTGGCACTGGCGGAGGCCGCAGGGATGGACATCTGCACCCTCTGCAGCGCCTGCACCTCGATGTTGTCGGAGGAAGCGCACCGCCTGGCTCACGACGCGGGGCATCTCGCAGAGGCCAACCGGCATCTGGCAGGGATCGGCCGCAGTTGCAGCGGGACGGCGCGAGTCAGGCATTTTGCCCGGGTGCTCATTGAAGACGTGGGGCTCGACCGGATCAGAGAGAGTATCACCGTGGACCTGAAAGGTCTTCCAGTGGCGATTCATTATGGGTGCCATTACCTCAAGCCTTCGGAGATCTATCCCGGCTGGGATGATCCCGAGGCCCCGAAATCGATCGAACGGATCCTGGAGGCGATCGGTGCGCGGCCGGTGGCCTATGCGGGTGAGAAGGACTGCTGCGGCGGCGCGGTCCTCGTGGCTGATGAAGATACGGCCCTTGGCATGGCAAAAGGAAAACTCGATCATGTCAAAGCAGCCGGGGCGAAGACCCTGTGCGTTGTTTGTCCCTTTTGCAGTGTCATGTACGACGACAACCAGAAGAGCATCGAGAACAAATTTGAGACGCGATACCAGATCCCGGTCCTTTTCCTTCCTCAGATCATGGGCCTTGCCATGGGGGTGGACCGCAAGGAATTGGGGCTCAATATGAATGTGGTCAAGACGAAGCAGCTGACGGGGGAGATCCTTGGACAGGACGAGTGAAGATGTTTTGGTGATTGGTGGAGGGATCGCCGGGCTCACCGTGGCGCTGGGGCTGGCAAAGGAGGGCTGGCGCCCCTGGCTGATCGAAAAGGAAGATCGGTTGGGGGGGCATGCAGCCGCCTATGTCTGCAAGGCGGTCGAAGGGGAGTGTCAGAGGTGCGGCGCATGCCTGGTCGACCTGGCCTTGAAGGAGCATGCGTCG
Above is a genomic segment from Desulfatiglans anilini DSM 4660 containing:
- a CDS encoding CoB--CoM heterodisulfide reductase iron-sulfur subunit B family protein gives rise to the protein MNRYAFFLGCTIPARSRNYEMSARAVAKRLGLEIVDIADFGCCGFPMKATDQAAAGLLAARNLALAEAAGMDICTLCSACTSMLSEEAHRLAHDAGHLAEANRHLAGIGRSCSGTARVRHFARVLIEDVGLDRIRESITVDLKGLPVAIHYGCHYLKPSEIYPGWDDPEAPKSIERILEAIGARPVAYAGEKDCCGGAVLVADEDTALGMAKGKLDHVKAAGAKTLCVVCPFCSVMYDDNQKSIENKFETRYQIPVLFLPQIMGLAMGVDRKELGLNMNVVKTKQLTGEILGQDE